In Campylobacter concisus, the following are encoded in one genomic region:
- a CDS encoding molybdopterin-dependent oxidoreductase, whose protein sequence is MKRRDFIKFSALAATAAQANKIEGVTKTIFDQNKTFGANRFGLFWANTNSNQIVSVDPFEGDKFPNTMNNSLPDLIQNESRVLYPYVRKSYLKAKGAAKSELRGKEEFVRVSWDTALDLAARALKENFDKYGPESIYGECYWWGGSGKISWGRTVGHRMLKVLGGYVEESGDYSTGAGLVIMPHVLGNSAVYDAPTKWEAMVKNAKNIVFWGTDPLVTGQISWQPPTHDGYLGIKKIKEAGIKTYSVCVFKNDTTRYLGSEAIIVRPNTDVAMMLGMCHYLYENKLYDEEFIKKYTVGFNKFKDYLLGTTDKVVKDINWASKICGVKAEDIAKFATVLAKEPSTIIAGRSLQRQDHGEMGFWGIVTLSAMLGHIGKEGLGFEFNLYYGNGSTDKIAPALKGISTRISEKYENVDGAPWKKFKNVTIPSSRSIEALQNPGKEIDYDGSKIKLPHMRVAYMASGSMFTRHQDVNNAVKAWRKFDTVITAEPFWTSTAKLSDIVLPVALEVERNDINQSVPSSEYIVAYKPVVEPMGESRSDYWICSQICKRWGREEVFTEGKDELGWAKEFYADAVEQAKALDLKMPSFDEFWKEGYVKFDKDNEETKYYTRLSAFRENPHKNRLGTPSGKIEIYSPTIAKFGYKDFAPHFAWIEPFEWLGSEKAKKYPFSITTPHSRYRLHSQLNNSIIRNYAEVSAREPMLININDAKKKGIATGDVVRVFNDRGEILVGALVTDIIPEHVIAICEGAWYDPEVLGERSLCKHGCINVLTRDKGTSSIAQSNCGHTILADLEKYKGEIKPITAFSKPKILQSL, encoded by the coding sequence ATGAAAAGACGAGATTTCATAAAATTTTCTGCACTTGCAGCCACTGCAGCGCAGGCAAACAAGATAGAGGGCGTGACAAAAACTATTTTTGACCAAAACAAAACTTTTGGAGCAAATAGATTTGGTCTATTTTGGGCAAATACCAACTCAAATCAAATCGTCTCCGTTGATCCATTTGAGGGCGATAAATTTCCAAATACAATGAATAATAGCTTGCCAGATCTCATCCAAAATGAAAGTCGCGTACTCTATCCGTACGTAAGAAAAAGCTACTTAAAGGCAAAAGGCGCAGCAAAAAGTGAGCTTCGTGGCAAAGAAGAATTTGTACGTGTTAGCTGGGATACAGCACTTGACCTTGCTGCAAGAGCCTTAAAAGAAAATTTTGACAAATATGGCCCTGAGAGCATCTACGGCGAGTGCTACTGGTGGGGCGGTAGTGGTAAGATCAGCTGGGGCAGAACTGTTGGTCACAGGATGCTAAAAGTGCTTGGCGGATACGTCGAAGAGAGCGGCGACTACTCAACTGGAGCTGGCCTTGTCATCATGCCTCATGTTCTTGGAAATAGTGCGGTTTATGACGCTCCTACAAAATGGGAAGCTATGGTTAAAAATGCTAAAAACATTGTATTTTGGGGTACTGATCCGCTTGTAACTGGTCAAATTTCATGGCAGCCACCAACACACGATGGCTATCTTGGCATCAAAAAGATAAAAGAGGCAGGCATAAAAACTTATAGCGTTTGCGTCTTTAAAAACGACACCACAAGATACCTTGGCTCTGAAGCTATCATCGTTCGTCCAAACACTGACGTAGCAATGATGCTTGGCATGTGCCACTACCTATATGAAAACAAGCTTTATGATGAGGAATTTATAAAAAAATACACAGTTGGTTTTAATAAATTTAAAGACTATCTGCTTGGTACAACCGACAAAGTGGTAAAAGATATCAACTGGGCTAGTAAAATTTGCGGTGTAAAAGCTGAAGATATCGCTAAATTTGCAACAGTGCTTGCAAAAGAGCCAAGCACTATTATCGCTGGCAGATCTCTTCAAAGACAAGATCACGGCGAGATGGGCTTTTGGGGTATCGTAACTCTTAGTGCGATGCTTGGCCACATCGGTAAAGAGGGTCTTGGATTTGAGTTTAACCTCTACTACGGAAACGGCAGCACTGATAAGATAGCACCTGCTCTAAAAGGTATCAGCACTAGGATAAGCGAGAAATATGAAAACGTAGATGGTGCTCCATGGAAGAAATTTAAAAACGTAACCATCCCATCTTCAAGATCAATCGAAGCTTTGCAAAATCCTGGCAAAGAGATAGATTATGATGGCTCTAAGATCAAACTTCCACACATGAGAGTGGCTTACATGGCGTCTGGATCGATGTTTACAAGGCATCAGGACGTAAATAATGCCGTAAAAGCATGGCGTAAATTTGATACTGTTATCACAGCTGAGCCATTTTGGACAAGTACAGCTAAATTAAGTGATATCGTCTTACCAGTGGCACTAGAAGTCGAGAGAAATGACATCAACCAAAGTGTCCCATCAAGCGAATACATCGTGGCATACAAACCAGTAGTTGAGCCAATGGGCGAAAGTAGAAGCGACTACTGGATATGCTCACAAATTTGCAAACGCTGGGGTAGAGAAGAGGTCTTTACTGAGGGTAAAGATGAGCTTGGCTGGGCAAAAGAATTTTACGCAGATGCGGTGGAACAAGCCAAAGCACTAGATCTTAAAATGCCAAGCTTTGATGAGTTTTGGAAAGAGGGCTATGTCAAATTTGACAAAGACAATGAAGAGACAAAATACTACACAAGGCTTAGTGCATTTAGAGAAAATCCACACAAAAATCGCCTTGGCACGCCATCAGGCAAGATAGAGATATACTCTCCAACTATTGCTAAATTTGGCTACAAAGACTTTGCTCCACACTTTGCTTGGATCGAGCCGTTTGAGTGGCTTGGCAGTGAAAAAGCTAAGAAATATCCATTTAGCATCACAACCCCACACTCAAGATACCGCTTGCACTCTCAGCTAAATAACTCAATAATCAGAAACTACGCTGAAGTGAGCGCAAGAGAGCCAATGTTAATAAACATAAATGACGCTAAGAAAAAAGGCATCGCAACTGGTGATGTGGTGAGAGTTTTTAACGATAGAGGTGAAATTTTAGTAGGAGCGCTTGTCACTGACATCATCCCAGAGCATGTTATCGCTATTTGCGAAGGTGCATGGTATGACCCTGAAGTGCTTGGTGAAAGAAGCCTTTGCAAGCACGGTTGCATAAATGTCCTTACTCGTGACAAAGGCACATCTAGCATCGCTCAAAGTAACTGCGGACATACGATACTAGCTGATCTTGAAAAATATAAAGGCGAGATCAAGCCGATCACCGCATTTTCTAAACCAAAAATTTTACAATCTTTGTAG
- a CDS encoding tetratricopeptide repeat protein: MKNLLFALFAAINLFASEPGLSPLLAADTLEKLKKCKNPDLNATKECVQAGMVAANLKQDYGAAEGLFSLACAKGDGEGCFYLGELYKNNLAKAADKSERETKISAYYKASCVLYEYLPGCLALANFMQEELGDEVQSFAINNTLCNKKYAPGCYNVGWMIERTGGDIGEMMEYYERSCKLGYVGGCARAAWLYEGNFNENRYEQVKKDAKKARQMRKKACELGDKQSC, from the coding sequence ATGAAAAATTTATTGTTTGCGCTATTTGCGGCGATAAATTTATTCGCTAGCGAGCCTGGTCTTTCGCCATTGCTAGCCGCAGATACGCTAGAAAAGCTCAAAAAATGCAAAAATCCCGACCTAAACGCCACCAAAGAGTGCGTGCAAGCAGGCATGGTAGCGGCTAACTTAAAGCAAGACTACGGCGCGGCGGAGGGGCTATTTAGCCTAGCTTGCGCCAAAGGAGACGGCGAGGGCTGCTTTTACCTTGGCGAACTTTATAAAAATAATCTAGCAAAAGCTGCGGACAAGAGCGAGCGCGAGACCAAGATTAGCGCGTATTACAAGGCTAGCTGCGTCCTTTACGAGTATTTGCCGGGTTGCTTGGCGCTGGCAAATTTTATGCAAGAAGAGCTGGGCGACGAGGTGCAGTCGTTTGCGATAAACAATACCCTATGTAACAAAAAATACGCTCCCGGATGCTACAACGTGGGCTGGATGATAGAGCGAACGGGAGGCGATATAGGCGAGATGATGGAGTATTACGAGCGCTCGTGTAAGCTAGGCTACGTAGGCGGCTGTGCGCGAGCGGCGTGGCTGTACGAGGGAAATTTCAACGAAAACAGATACGAGCAAGTAAAAAAAGACGCGAAAAAGGCAAGGCAAATGCGAAAAAAGGCGTGCGAGCTAGGCGATAAGCAAAGCTGTTAA
- the proC gene encoding pyrroline-5-carboxylate reductase: MKNVKIGFIGGGNMGGAMIEALWRAQPDGASSAEDEQKLGGSEMQRAENLAQTDKNASQREYEKEAKFEIIACARSKNEALRQRFGIKIAANETDLAREADAVVLATKPASYEAILRLIAPELAGKILLLLAPGFDIKRARQIAGEGVYIARAMPNVAASIGASATALCFDAGFSDEARKTVREIIAKIGKIYEIDETGFAAFTGVAGSLPAYACAFIEAAADAGVRGGLPRQLCYDAVAAAVEGTARLIQSGKHPAALKDEVCSPAGTTIEGLAALEKGGFRGALMDAVAACIAKARG, from the coding sequence ATGAAAAACGTAAAAATAGGCTTCATCGGCGGCGGAAATATGGGCGGCGCGATGATAGAGGCGCTTTGGCGCGCGCAACCCGACGGGGCAAGCTCGGCCGAGGACGAGCAAAAATTAGGCGGCAGCGAGATGCAAAGGGCGGAAAATTTAGCGCAAACGGATAAAAACGCGAGTCAGCGCGAATATGAAAAAGAGGCGAAATTTGAAATCATAGCCTGTGCTAGAAGCAAAAACGAAGCCTTGCGGCAAAGATTTGGCATAAAAATAGCCGCGAACGAAACGGATCTAGCGCGCGAAGCGGATGCGGTCGTGCTGGCTACTAAACCCGCTAGCTACGAGGCTATCTTGCGCCTGATCGCGCCCGAGCTTGCGGGCAAAATTTTGCTTCTTTTGGCGCCGGGTTTTGACATAAAGCGCGCTAGGCAAATCGCTGGCGAGGGCGTTTATATCGCTCGCGCGATGCCAAACGTCGCAGCTAGCATCGGAGCGTCGGCCACGGCTCTTTGCTTTGATGCGGGTTTTAGCGATGAAGCGCGCAAGACCGTGCGCGAGATAATCGCTAAAATCGGTAAAATTTACGAGATAGACGAGACCGGTTTTGCCGCATTTACGGGCGTCGCGGGAAGCCTGCCCGCGTATGCGTGCGCCTTTATCGAGGCTGCGGCCGATGCCGGCGTGCGGGGCGGACTGCCTAGACAGCTTTGCTACGACGCCGTTGCGGCAGCCGTAGAAGGGACGGCGCGTCTGATCCAAAGCGGCAAGCACCCGGCCGCGCTAAAAGACGAGGTCTGCTCGCCCGCGGGAACCACAATCGAGGGACTTGCCGCGCTTGAAAAGGGCGGATTTCGCGGCGCCTTGATGGATGCCGTCGCCGCTTGCATCGCCAAAGCGCGGGGTTAG
- the typA gene encoding translational GTPase TypA produces MEKIRNIAVIAHVDHGKTTMVDELLKQSGTFNEHQNLGERVMDSNDIERERGITILSKNTAIRYKDTKINIIDTPGHADFGGEVERVLKMVDGVLLLVDAQEGVMPQTKFVVKKALSLGLRPIVVVNKIDKPAGDPDRVINEIFDLFVALDANDEQLEFPVVYAAAKNGYAKLKLSDENKDMQPLFETILAHVPAPSGSDENPLQLQVFTLDYDNYVGKIGIARIFNGKISKNQNVMLAKADGTKTTGRISKLIGFMGLERTDINEAGTGDIVAIAGFDALDVGDSVVDPNNPHPLDPLHIEEPTLSVVFSVNDGPLAGTEGKHVTSNKIDERLANEMKTNIAMKYENIGEGKFKVSGRGELQITILAENMRREGYEFLLGRPEVIVKEINGVKCEPYELLVIDAPDDTTGTVIEKLGKRKAEMVSMNPTGDGQTRIEFEIPARGLIGFRSQFLTDTKGEGVMNHSFLEFRPLSGTVEHRTNGALVSMENGVTLAYSLFNLQDRGVLFLDPQAKVYVGMIIGEHSRPNDLDVNPIKGKNLTNVRASGSDDAIKLVPPRKLSLERALEWIEDDELVEVTPINIRVRKRYLDPTERKRKAKL; encoded by the coding sequence TTGGAAAAGATACGAAATATAGCCGTTATCGCACACGTCGACCACGGTAAAACAACAATGGTTGATGAGCTTTTGAAACAGTCAGGAACATTTAACGAGCATCAAAACCTTGGCGAGCGTGTAATGGATAGTAACGACATCGAAAGAGAGCGTGGCATCACGATTCTTTCTAAAAACACCGCCATTCGTTACAAAGATACAAAGATCAACATCATTGACACCCCAGGCCACGCCGACTTTGGTGGTGAGGTTGAGCGTGTTCTTAAGATGGTTGATGGCGTTTTACTACTTGTTGATGCGCAAGAGGGCGTTATGCCACAAACTAAATTCGTCGTCAAAAAGGCACTCTCACTAGGGCTTCGTCCAATCGTCGTTGTAAATAAGATAGATAAACCAGCAGGTGATCCAGACCGCGTTATAAATGAAATTTTTGACCTTTTTGTCGCACTTGACGCAAATGACGAGCAGCTAGAATTTCCAGTCGTTTATGCCGCTGCTAAAAATGGCTACGCAAAGCTAAAACTAAGCGATGAAAACAAAGATATGCAGCCACTTTTTGAGACTATCTTGGCTCATGTGCCAGCTCCAAGCGGTAGTGATGAAAACCCACTTCAGCTTCAAGTTTTCACGCTTGATTATGATAATTACGTCGGTAAGATCGGTATTGCGAGAATTTTTAACGGCAAGATATCTAAAAACCAAAATGTCATGCTTGCAAAGGCTGATGGCACAAAGACAACTGGTAGAATTTCAAAGTTAATTGGTTTTATGGGTCTTGAAAGAACCGATATTAACGAAGCTGGTACTGGCGACATCGTAGCGATCGCTGGCTTTGATGCGCTTGACGTTGGTGATAGCGTTGTTGATCCAAACAACCCTCATCCACTAGATCCTCTCCACATCGAAGAACCAACACTTAGCGTTGTATTTTCTGTAAATGACGGCCCACTAGCAGGCACTGAAGGCAAACACGTCACATCAAACAAGATCGATGAGCGCCTTGCAAACGAGATGAAGACAAATATCGCGATGAAATACGAAAACATCGGCGAGGGCAAATTTAAAGTAAGTGGCCGTGGTGAGCTTCAGATTACTATTTTGGCTGAAAATATGCGCCGAGAGGGTTATGAGTTTTTACTTGGCAGACCTGAGGTCATCGTAAAAGAGATAAACGGCGTAAAATGCGAGCCATATGAGCTTTTGGTAATCGATGCACCTGATGATACGACAGGCACAGTCATAGAAAAACTAGGCAAAAGAAAGGCTGAAATGGTCTCTATGAACCCAACAGGCGATGGCCAAACAAGGATCGAGTTTGAGATTCCAGCGCGCGGACTTATCGGCTTTAGAAGTCAGTTTTTAACTGACACAAAGGGCGAGGGCGTTATGAACCACAGCTTTTTGGAGTTTAGACCACTTAGCGGTACCGTCGAGCATAGAACAAATGGTGCTTTAGTTTCGATGGAAAACGGCGTAACGCTTGCTTATTCGCTATTTAACTTGCAAGATCGTGGTGTGCTTTTCCTTGATCCGCAAGCAAAAGTCTATGTGGGTATGATCATCGGCGAGCACAGCCGTCCAAACGACCTTGACGTAAATCCTATCAAGGGCAAAAACCTAACAAACGTGCGTGCAAGCGGTAGCGACGATGCGATCAAGCTAGTGCCACCTAGAAAGCTAAGCCTTGAGCGCGCGCTAGAGTGGATAGAAGATGACGAGCTAGTCGAGGTTACGCCTATAAATATCCGCGTTCGCAAGCGCTATTTAGACCCAACAGAGCGTAAAAGAAAAGCAAAACTTTAA
- a CDS encoding flagellar hook-length control protein FliK yields the protein MQAYTAKNNVDLLAPAGNKKPSVSKKSQNNGEFLSMVLDAAASKANSGQKITEKDVKEIVKTVTTQKETLQKAQSESAAKISTALEENLDENTKNELYENANFMQLLQVLEILNGNEKVSKFPNFSDKIANFLSVPENVEELSNVKSVSDLIDLAKKFDLGLENIEISNEDVPKLNEMFKNLGKKEFFTPIKTEEKPFYLKELKNEVEQTIIKNEPKEVVKLDTLLKEVVVNPTNEVKNLVKEEPKKLDSEVKLDDEIVDVEPEEQPKEPKVKVNLQEQKAQKTPTLESLLFPEREQQKNENLESKETFNSDNKSELNQMVKDIASSAKHQLQTKAEIKETLSNFSSTLKEQVQNYKAPITRFNITLNPLNLGEVEITMVNRGNNLHVNFNSTTATMNLFLQNQAEFKNSLVNMGFTELEMNFSDQNQRQDKKEQAKNKYSSNQSDESENTQAEQSLLELVIPRYI from the coding sequence ATGCAAGCTTATACAGCGAAAAACAACGTAGATTTGCTGGCTCCTGCTGGGAATAAAAAACCGTCTGTTTCTAAAAAATCTCAAAACAACGGCGAATTTTTGTCGATGGTTTTAGATGCAGCTGCGAGCAAGGCAAATAGCGGCCAAAAAATCACTGAAAAAGATGTCAAAGAGATAGTAAAAACGGTTACCACTCAAAAAGAGACACTGCAAAAAGCACAAAGCGAAAGCGCGGCAAAAATTTCAACCGCACTTGAAGAAAATTTGGACGAAAACACAAAAAATGAGCTTTATGAAAATGCAAATTTCATGCAGCTTTTGCAAGTTTTAGAAATTCTAAACGGCAATGAAAAAGTAAGTAAATTTCCAAATTTCAGCGACAAAATAGCGAATTTTTTAAGTGTGCCTGAAAACGTTGAAGAGCTTAGCAATGTTAAAAGCGTTAGCGATCTTATCGACCTTGCTAAGAAATTTGACCTCGGCCTTGAAAATATAGAAATTTCAAACGAAGATGTGCCAAAACTAAATGAGATGTTTAAAAATTTAGGCAAGAAAGAATTTTTCACACCGATAAAGACCGAAGAGAAGCCTTTTTACCTAAAAGAGCTAAAAAATGAGGTCGAGCAAACCATCATTAAAAATGAGCCAAAAGAGGTCGTAAAGCTTGATACTTTGTTAAAAGAGGTAGTGGTAAATCCAACTAATGAAGTTAAAAATTTAGTAAAAGAAGAGCCTAAAAAGCTAGATAGCGAAGTAAAGCTTGATGATGAGATAGTGGATGTTGAGCCAGAGGAGCAGCCAAAAGAGCCAAAAGTAAAGGTAAATTTACAAGAGCAAAAGGCGCAAAAAACTCCAACTCTCGAGTCACTACTCTTCCCTGAAAGAGAACAACAAAAAAATGAGAATTTAGAGAGCAAAGAGACATTTAATAGCGATAATAAATCAGAACTAAATCAAATGGTAAAAGATATCGCTAGTAGTGCTAAACACCAGCTTCAAACAAAGGCTGAGATAAAAGAGACGCTTAGTAACTTCTCTTCTACGCTAAAAGAGCAGGTGCAAAATTACAAAGCTCCGATCACTCGTTTTAACATAACGCTTAATCCACTAAATTTAGGCGAGGTTGAGATCACGATGGTAAATCGTGGCAATAACTTACATGTAAATTTTAACTCAACCACGGCTACTATGAATTTATTTTTACAAAATCAAGCCGAGTTTAAAAATAGCCTTGTAAATATGGGATTTACCGAGCTTGAGATGAATTTCTCAGATCAAAATCAAAGACAAGATAAAAAAGAACAAGCAAAGAATAAATACAGTTCAAATCAAAGCGATGAGAGCGAAAACACTCAAGCGGAACAAAGCTTACTTGAGCTAGTAATACCAAGATATATTTAG
- a CDS encoding flagellar basal body rod modification protein — protein sequence MASVSDITTQTTQQKNAEKKAKAKQDAAAGTGTNPNAQLDKDAFMKLLLTELQYQDPTSPMDTEKMLTQTSQLASLEMQQNTNSAMKELVNQLKSNANAYAISALGKMVSTGSNSVLLTDEQKTVNFALYFKSDLANGKLEIKNANGEVVRSIDIKDLKSGVRRISWDGKDDSGKQLPNGAYTVSVNYTGKDGNSYKTQVGSYPVEAVKFVDGKAMIKIAGEYVPMDKISEFYEG from the coding sequence ATGGCTTCAGTTTCAGATATAACTACACAAACAACACAACAAAAAAATGCCGAGAAAAAGGCAAAAGCAAAGCAAGATGCGGCAGCTGGTACAGGAACTAATCCAAATGCACAGCTAGATAAAGATGCATTTATGAAGTTACTTTTAACAGAGCTTCAGTATCAAGACCCAACAAGTCCTATGGATACTGAAAAGATGCTCACACAAACTAGCCAACTAGCATCACTAGAGATGCAACAAAATACAAACTCAGCTATGAAAGAGCTTGTAAATCAATTAAAATCAAATGCAAATGCCTACGCTATATCAGCTCTTGGCAAAATGGTCTCAACTGGTTCAAACTCAGTTTTACTAACAGATGAGCAAAAAACTGTAAATTTTGCACTTTATTTTAAATCAGATCTTGCAAATGGTAAGCTTGAAATTAAAAATGCAAATGGAGAGGTCGTTCGTTCAATCGATATAAAAGATCTAAAATCAGGAGTTCGCAGAATATCTTGGGATGGCAAAGATGATTCTGGAAAACAATTACCAAACGGCGCATATACAGTATCTGTTAATTACACTGGAAAAGATGGTAATTCATACAAGACTCAAGTAGGTAGCTATCCAGTCGAAGCAGTAAAATTTGTAGATGGCAAAGCCATGATAAAAATCGCAGGCGAATATGTCCCAATGGATAAAATATCTGAATTTTACGAAGGATAA
- a CDS encoding flagellar hook protein FlgE yields MMRGFYNGISGIKTQSFGMDVWANNISNINNVGFKASIPEFKNLINQHMASAGSGPTNNQVGLGATKQTTALKMTNGSFQNTDNNFDLAIGGKGFFGVVDKNGKNYYTRTGSFDIDAAGNLVDNKGNLLLGTLTSFTPVTPSANALRKYGQTKGTTQAFTAKEEDLKLGDTGSQKGINLPHFLFMPAKQTKNIDFKGNLNSSLITNRQTTAIDAANFNYTLDNTNKTISLNGQIPLSQTNFGAKAGDSVVVKVKDGDGKFSEFSTTLESDGSWHINNKSLKFMDFANLDVKAEITSLVEVANKEKLSSEIYNSDGTKSLVTINFTKQIPQGGNQTTWNATATITDANGVVQNTAMGTLTFDGSGRLVTNTLTSVGNVALNFLGDGDANVYNGITSSANSKKDFVIKADGYAEGNLSKYSVDDRGNIMANFDNSRSFIVAKIALYHFQNEQGVSKVGDNLYEATPNSGEAFFYKNKAGETIYGSQILANKLEMSNVDLGQALSEVIVTQKAYEASAKSITTSDEMIQTAIQMKK; encoded by the coding sequence ATGATGAGAGGTTTTTACAACGGAATTAGTGGCATTAAAACACAAAGCTTTGGCATGGATGTTTGGGCAAATAATATTTCAAATATCAACAACGTAGGTTTTAAAGCTTCAATCCCTGAGTTTAAAAATTTAATCAATCAACATATGGCTTCTGCTGGAAGTGGTCCAACTAACAATCAAGTAGGTCTTGGAGCTACAAAACAAACAACAGCTTTAAAGATGACAAATGGTAGTTTTCAAAATACCGATAATAACTTTGACCTAGCCATAGGCGGTAAAGGCTTTTTTGGTGTCGTTGATAAAAACGGCAAAAACTACTATACAAGAACAGGTAGCTTTGATATAGACGCGGCTGGAAATTTAGTAGACAATAAAGGTAACCTGCTTCTTGGTACATTAACAAGTTTTACTCCAGTCACCCCAAGTGCTAATGCTCTTAGAAAATATGGTCAAACAAAAGGTACCACGCAGGCATTTACTGCAAAAGAAGAGGATCTAAAACTAGGCGATACTGGCTCACAAAAAGGCATAAATTTACCTCATTTTTTATTTATGCCAGCCAAGCAAACAAAAAATATAGATTTTAAAGGCAATCTAAACTCAAGTCTAATAACAAATAGACAAACAACAGCCATTGATGCGGCAAATTTTAATTATACGCTTGATAATACAAATAAAACTATCTCGCTAAATGGACAAATCCCACTAAGCCAGACAAACTTTGGTGCAAAAGCAGGCGATAGCGTAGTGGTAAAAGTAAAAGACGGCGATGGTAAATTTAGTGAGTTTTCAACCACACTAGAGAGCGATGGCAGCTGGCATATAAACAATAAAAGCCTAAAATTTATGGATTTTGCTAATTTAGATGTAAAGGCTGAAATTACGTCACTAGTTGAAGTGGCCAACAAAGAAAAACTAAGTTCAGAGATATATAACAGTGATGGTACAAAGAGCTTAGTAACTATAAATTTTACAAAGCAAATCCCTCAAGGTGGCAACCAAACTACATGGAATGCTACAGCTACGATAACTGATGCTAATGGTGTTGTACAAAATACAGCTATGGGAACACTTACTTTTGATGGTAGCGGCAGGCTTGTTACAAATACATTAACAAGCGTTGGAAACGTGGCTTTAAATTTTCTTGGCGATGGGGATGCAAATGTCTATAATGGCATAACAAGCTCGGCTAATTCAAAAAAAGACTTTGTCATAAAAGCAGATGGCTACGCCGAAGGAAATCTCTCAAAATATAGCGTCGATGATCGTGGAAATATTATGGCAAATTTTGACAATTCTCGCTCATTTATAGTTGCAAAAATAGCTCTATATCACTTCCAAAATGAGCAAGGCGTATCAAAAGTGGGTGACAATCTCTATGAAGCAACTCCAAATTCAGGTGAAGCATTTTTTTATAAAAATAAAGCTGGTGAGACCATTTATGGCTCACAAATTCTTGCAAATAAACTTGAAATGAGTAATGTCGATCTTGGTCAAGCGCTAAGTGAGGTTATCGTTACGCAAAAGGCTTATGAGGCTAGTGCAAAAAGTATCACAACAAGCGACGAGATGATTCAGACTGCTATTCAGATGAAGAAATAA
- a CDS encoding HD domain-containing protein, with amino-acid sequence MISAKLIEHIFKAASISRWNDYPKMANLVELDKQAHKFIIAYFIAKQEQDADMNYIIEAGIFEFLSRVVVTDIRPDVFHHIQKTKKEQINSWVLSNLEGLISEIEDGKFLERFKNHFKNDKTHEKERLILKAASYLATRWEFSIVYQTSQFLSDIDELKAKVEEEMEDYYELIGVRKIAMNQKLARLVDLSGRLRFQKRWAQTPRIPETAVLGHMLVVAILSYFYSLKAKACKKRLENNFFCALFHDLPESLTRDIISPVKYGVKGLNEIISEYEMRLIDERILPFVPEKIKDEFSYILGIRKDGEKFIKDEFENRTYECKIICHEGTMENVNEDKFNPIDGKALKYCDKLSAYIEAGISISYGVKSKELTDGFNNMYKFFSEKPKIDGVDFLEICDDFNEHFGLERPPLR; translated from the coding sequence ATGATAAGTGCTAAGCTTATAGAACATATCTTTAAAGCAGCATCTATATCACGTTGGAACGACTATCCAAAGATGGCAAATTTAGTTGAGCTTGACAAGCAGGCTCATAAATTTATCATCGCTTATTTCATTGCAAAACAAGAGCAAGACGCCGATATGAACTATATCATTGAGGCTGGAATTTTTGAGTTTTTAAGTAGGGTTGTAGTCACAGACATACGACCAGATGTCTTTCATCACATACAAAAGACAAAAAAAGAACAGATAAATAGCTGGGTCTTAAGCAACCTAGAGGGGCTGATTTCAGAAATCGAAGATGGCAAATTTTTAGAGAGATTTAAAAACCACTTTAAAAATGATAAAACTCACGAAAAAGAGCGCCTTATACTAAAAGCAGCGAGCTATCTTGCCACGAGGTGGGAATTTTCTATCGTCTATCAAACGAGCCAATTTTTAAGCGATATCGACGAGCTTAAGGCGAAGGTTGAAGAGGAGATGGAGGATTATTATGAGCTAATTGGTGTTAGAAAGATCGCTATGAATCAAAAATTAGCCCGCTTAGTTGATCTAAGCGGTAGGCTAAGGTTTCAAAAGCGCTGGGCGCAAACGCCTCGCATCCCTGAAACTGCGGTCTTAGGACATATGCTAGTAGTTGCGATACTTAGCTATTTTTATTCGCTAAAAGCAAAAGCTTGCAAAAAACGCCTAGAAAATAACTTCTTTTGCGCACTATTTCACGACCTACCAGAGAGCCTCACACGCGACATCATTAGCCCTGTAAAGTACGGCGTAAAGGGGCTAAATGAGATCATCAGCGAGTATGAGATGAGGCTTATCGATGAGAGGATTTTGCCATTTGTGCCTGAAAAGATCAAAGATGAGTTTAGCTACATCCTTGGCATCAGAAAAGATGGCGAGAAATTTATAAAAGATGAGTTTGAAAATAGAACATATGAGTGCAAGATCATCTGCCATGAAGGTACAATGGAAAATGTAAATGAGGATAAATTTAACCCAATAGACGGCAAAGCGCTAAAATACTGCGACAAGCTCTCAGCTTACATAGAAGCCGGAATTTCTATAAGCTACGGCGTCAAGTCAAAAGAGCTAACTGATGGCTTTAATAATATGTATAAATTTTTTAGTGAAAAACCTAAGATTGACGGAGTAGATTTTTTAGAAATTTGCGATGATTTTAATGAGCATTTTGGTTTAGAAAGACCCCCTCTCAGATAA